Proteins encoded by one window of Rhinolophus ferrumequinum isolate MPI-CBG mRhiFer1 chromosome 13, mRhiFer1_v1.p, whole genome shotgun sequence:
- the LOC117032812 gene encoding protein SSXA1-like gives MDRGSSLAKSHREDAQKSQEKYEAFDDISKNFSKKEWAKLGDLQKRTYVYMKRNYDYMTLLGLNTNCPYFMHSPNQSTNALESDSDEDQSPRNQDENPNACLGAGSEKAVYPGEVSSSGQETEKMSGPSKVKSSVWAHRLRERKNRVVCEEVSDPKEDD, from the exons ATGGACAGAGGCAGCTCCTTGGCAAAGAGCCACAGAGAGGATGCCCAGAAATCACAGGAGAAATATGAGGCCTTTGATGATATTTCCAAAAACTTTTCTAAGAAAGAATGGGCAAAGCTGGGAGACTTACAGAAAAGAACCTATGTGTACATGAAGAGAAACTACGACTACATGACTCTTCTAGGTCTCAATACCAACTGCCCATACTTCATGCATTCTCCAAATCAGTCTACAAATGCTCTTGAGAGTGATTCTGACGAAGATCAGAGCCCCAGGAATCAGGATGAAAATCC TAACGCCTGCCTCGGAGCCGGCTCCGAAAAAGCTGTGTACCCAGGAGAAGTGAGTTCCTCTGGTCAGGAGACTGAGAAGATGTCAGGACCCAGCAAAGTGAAGTCTAGTGTCTGGGCCCACAGGCTGCGGGAAAGAAAGAACCGAGTTGTTTGTGAAGAGGTTAGTGACCCCAAGGAAGATGACTAA